The window AGGGCACTTGTTTTATTTGCAAGAAGTCTATAGGATGAAGACAAACCCGCCTCTGCTGCAATCAATTTCTatcttaccaaaaaaaaaaaacttaataaaatggtatgataaaaaaacaaaattttattaaagaattttagtTCCTTTACTTCTTTTGTAACAATTATACTTAAACTAtactataaaattttcaaagtgttAAATCAATATAcacttaaagaaataataaatatcaatttttggTTGCCCTCCCATACAATAATGGAAATAGAAAATGGGTATCCAAATGTCTGGAATCTATTTTTACTcctgataaatatatatatatatatatatatatatatatatatatatatatatatatatatatatatatatatatatatatatatatatatatatatatgtatatatatatatatatatatatatatatatatatatatatatatatatatatatatatatgtatatatatatatatatatatatgtatatatatatatgtatatatatatatatataatttatttgtatatataatagttatatagtgattaacttaattattattaatttaaataataaattatatacaatttactaaagatacaaaaaaatgtaagaaacaCAAGACATactcatatttataaaaatacctttCATTCCTAGTTCTCTAGCTGCTTGAATAGGAGTACTGCCTGCGCTATTATTTAACTTTGATACAACTGTATCAGCAGGATGAGATACTACAGCACAAAAAACTCCAGCAATATATCCAGCTGCAAATGTAACAACTAACTGTTCTGATTTTGAGCACTCATTTCGAGGTTTTGGAACAACATATTTATAAAGTCCCTCGACAGTACGTTCAAAACATGCAAACTTCATCATTGTGTAAGGTATTTGTCGCATCCAAAGTGGAGGCAGACCtttataaaacctttaaaaaataaaatccttcaTTTCTTTCATTACATtctttatcatcattattagtgttttattaaaaagatattgctaAAAAGGTCTTACCCTGAAATGCCTTCTGATGTATAAATCTTAGAGAGCCCTTGTCCCAATGACCTAGCAAACCCTGGAGATGTCTGCATTCTAACCTTTACAGCTTCCATTGGAGCAAGAGCAATATCAGCAAAAAATTCTGCACTTGCAGAAGCAGCAAGATAAAGGGAAGTTCGATATAGGTAAGATTTTTCTTCGCCAATCATACTGCtatagacatttttaaaaagttcataaaaccCAAACTTACACAATCCTTGCATAGAATAACCAATTAAAGTTGGAGCCCAGCCTAATGTGAGTCCGCGGAGCCCCTCTTCAGCAACAGTCACACGAAAACCATTGccaatacttttatattttgcccgatctacctaaaattaaaatgacatGTTTTGAACTCTCTTTTGATgaagataatttattaaaaagttgatactataaattgcaataataaaattattttttaattatacttttaaaaattatttccccccccccccttctattagtattattattactgtagtattataaacattttttattttttaaaacaataaaaaaaaaaaaaaaaaatgtccatgTTACCTGAATTCTGCATTTGACTAGATCAAGTGGAACAACTAAGGTGTGAGTCAAGCCACACGATACAATTCCACCCAAACCACACAGAGCATAATATTTTGAAGATCCAAATTCACAACTATaatctaaaatgtatataaaatacagTCTATTTATATAAGCTATAATACCCATAACAATATCCGTAAATATCACACGTCCAAATAGTCCAAAATGGCTCAAAACTTGAACTTGAGTTTCCGAAGAAACcctttggggggggggggggattaaAGTACACATGCTCccaattcaaaaaaatgcaaGATTGAAATCAAACTATTTCGTCCGAGaaagaaaattgattttgaatttttaacattttataaataaatgccAGTTgacataattattgaaaaaaatgattttgactAATTCTAAACTGGAAATACTATCCAAATGTTTCTATATGCAGCACATTTGAGTGTTTGGGaattaacttttatgttattgtgttaaaaatctttctttttattgagATTTTCACTCATTCCTAAAAAATCTAGTATAAGAATATGAAGCTGCTTGCATCGAAAGATTTAAAGGTTGGAGAGGAAATTGCATCATCTGTAATTCTTTCAAAAGATACATCTCCCCATGGAACCATCAAAATAAGAAGATCTGGGGGTGGAAGACCATTGCCTATAACACAAGGTATTGTTTTGGaagatttattttactttttataatacagatatatttgtaatttcacctataaatttaaacaaaaaattaatactatgaTTTTTTATCAACTTCCCATGGACAAGCCTTTGTTTAAAGGAATACAATAATACTTGCCTTTGCACcaaattgataaaaagtaaaagaaaattcTACATAGAATGGACTACTTCATTTTTCTCACTTCTACTACGTTTTTAGGCCCTGCATGTCAAAAGGAATTCTTCAAAAAAGAATCTGAGTTGACTGCCCAAGATTTAGTGCATGTGCAATCTAACACAGGATTGTCAAATACAGGAATTAAAAAACTTGCTACAACTCTCAATCAAGTGTCAAAATCCAAAATAGTTGAAACCAATGAGAAATTCTCTCAACTTGGTAAGCAGCTTTCTGATCACTTCACTTAAACAACAATTGATGTTCATCATGATCAGAATAAAATCAGTCATCAAAGAGTGGTCCACTGCAAAGAACTCTCTGCATTTACAgatgaaattttgaaaagaagacAAGTTTTTACTGATCATATAGTAAAACTTGGCGTAGATGGAGGCGGCGGTTTCCCTAAAATCACCCTTGGAATCCAGGAGGATCTATCATCTCAACCACTCTGTCCACCTAAAAGAAAGTTATTGACTTCTCAGCTTGGAAAGGACAGTAGTGTTAAACGTCAGTTTTCTTGGAGCCATTGCTGAAGATGTTCCAGAGAATTATGAAAATCTGAGAACAATCCTGAACCTAATTATACCAAACAATGTGAAATACTTTGTTTCATGTGACATGAAAGTAGCTAACATCCTGTGCGGATTGCAGTCACATGCTAGTACCCATCAATGCACATGGTGTGATATAGACTCCAAGAATCTGCCCTTCAAAGGCAATCTTCGCAATTTTGGAATGCTACGGAAGAATTCAAAGCCTTTAAAAATGCTGGcaagaatttaaaaaagcaaagcAGTTCAAAAATGTCATTCATAATCCCCTTATCTCTGTGGTAGATGGAATGCTTGTCTTAGATATTATTCCTCCAATGGAGCTTCATCTACTCCTGGGTGATTTTAATCACCTCTACAAAGCACTGAAGGACCGCTGGTAAAAGGCTGATGAGTGGCTATCAGCTCTTCACATAAAATGTCAGCCTTTTCATGGAGGTCAATTTGCTGGGAATGAGTGTCacaaacttttgaaaaacattaatGTATTGCAACGGCTTGCTGAGAAAAATTGCTAATGAAACATTTCCCATCATTAACACATTCAGGAATTTGATTCTGTTGTGACAGCTTACTTTGGCAATGCACTGAATGAAagctatattaataaaattttatattgataaaataaaaaacagcttTAAAAGCTCCTATCTTCAACTTACAATGGTCAGTGTCACTCCAAAGgttcatttgattttttatcacATTCAAGACTGTTGCTCAGAGAAAAGAGTCTTTGGGGTGTTACAGCGAACAAGCAACTAAGTCTATTCATCATATCTTCAGTGTTCATTGGACTAGATTTAAAGGGCCCTCTCATCACCCAGAATATGGAATGAAATTGGAAGCATCAATGGTCGAATTTAACAGCAAACATTTGTAGAATGTAAAAAGAAATGATCAatgtgatttttatttgtttggaaGAATAAATGtgaattaaaattgtttagtgtttatcattttaacttaattgtgataaaaaagactcaatattatgaatattatgCTTTTGTTATATTCATAATTTCttcataaaatgttaaaaattaaaaattttctttcttggACGAAATagtttgatttcaatttttgcACTTTAATCCCCCCAAAGGGTTTCTTCGGAAACTCAAGTTTAAGTTTTGAGCCATTTCGAACTAGTGTGATATGTTAGCTAGATCTCTGATATAACAAAATTGgtgcaacaaaaataaatatataacattaaccAATAATTTTAGTCAAATATTAGACACCGCAAAAAAAGTATACAACTTATTATGAAGCAGTGttgatatatatagatagatagagcaatatataaaatatgagaGACAATTTGATAAATGTATGAAactaaaaaccttaaaaaaaaaaaactaccttCTGAAACAGCTGGCATTAAAGCTTGTCGTTGACTTTTAATTGATTTCAATTCGGAATTCGAACCACTAGTTGCAGAAACTGGGTTGCTAAATATATTGGACTTGACTGTTTCTGCATACTTAGAAAACATTTTCCCAGATCACttaaagttgttcttttgaaatcACGTATGCTTTGGCTTGATCCGTAAAGACAAGACGCCTTTCACGTAATTCATTACAACATTCATACATGACCTAACGCTCccaaatttaaagcaaaattttaatgtttgacCACGTATTTATGTTTGTTAGTACGGGCGTATTTTTAAGAGGagagaaaatttgttttaagtttttttactatattaattatctttttaaatttacgtataaatttataaacaatcatattataaaaaaaataaactttaaaatttataaaaaaagaatgcagAGGCTTGTaaaagaccgtaaggtcttAGAGACTACATTCCTAAGAAAACTCGTcgacatatataaaaatgaaaaatttttgtattaatcgTTATGATCGAAATGATCATAACAATCTATTACGGTAAATATATTGCATCATAATacattttttggtttaaaagtttCACTAATGCAGAAGCTTATTAGACGTTTGATATTACATTTTTGACCACTGATCGCCAATTTAAAATACAAgggtttacttttttcatgatatatttaaaattttatatttggcTTTTGGCAACCAAATTTGccaagtttaattaaatttatgtgGATAGTACTGcggtttaaactgtttttttaatactcttatagttgtctaaaaaaaaaaattatttttagacaactataagagtattaaaaaaaatttgaagcgGGGCCCCgcttcaaatatttattaaactttagttGTATGAGGAAAAAAGAGAGGGAGagcttgaaaaaattgtttagctagataagttatttaaaaattttataagaatgctatttctttttaaaagaatataagtagaacttttaaaaactcaatcaataattaataaataagctATACGTAAATTTTTTCATGGGGCGGATGCAGACTTTTTCaatgtttgagataactaacttcgAGACATGGAagaaactccaaacatttatacttttatacttatgtcaaacaAAGGTGCTTTGCAAAAAACTGCGATGATTAGGACCCGGGAAGTTAAGatgaatgattttaaatttcgcttaaaagttttttagtgtTTGAAAGTTATAAACATGTAAAATTTACAATCTCTCATTTTATGGAGGGCGCATATTTTgcaaaatcaaaacttttgaacgttaaacaatattaaatgaaGCTTAAAACCTATcgacaaatttaaatttagtataaaatgttaaaaatatatatattattaacttattgcCTTTAAATTTGAGGTAGGAAAAGCAAACCTATCTTATCTTTGATATCTTTGTTTCCTGGCTCCAATCACCGCTATTTTCCggaaaacattcttttttatataaagggtcgtccataaattacgttttttaaatatttttatttttgatgcaactaaactatataaatgttactttatattatgtatactatataatattacgaaatatttatattatgtatactatataataaaacgtatatgtatactatataataaaataaaatataatactatataagtatatgtatactataatataatactatataatataatactatttaaGTATATGTATACTATATGATAAAACTATAAGATGATTTTAAtcgtatatatatttaaaatcgtGCTTCATGAATCAAAGTAGTATAGCcttgatttgattttaaacgTTCACTGAATTTGTAGTTTGTTTTCAGTAAAGTCGTAtcgaattaaaacttttttcaatgctttCAAGAATGAATAAATCACAACAACGAAATGGAATTTCAAATAAACTCGTTTTTTCCCCCGGTTTTTTACCAGTAGTATGTGTATGTAAGACGCACGAATAATCCAttcatataatataattataatatgacGTACGAATATTCTCACTCATACGTGTTTGGAGTCACTgaacttattttttgatttttatctcTTATCAGCGGTTTATTAAAGGCAAATTAAACATTAAAGCTACTTAATGGTTAGAGCTAtttaatatt is drawn from Hydra vulgaris chromosome 07, alternate assembly HydraT2T_AEP and contains these coding sequences:
- the LOC100201543 gene encoding solute carrier family 25 member 3, with the translated sequence MFSKYAETVKSNIFSNPVSATSGSNSELKSIKSQRQALMPAVSEDYSCEFGSSKYYALCGLGGIVSCGLTHTLVVPLDLVKCRIQVDRAKYKSIGNGFRVTVAEEGLRGLTLGWAPTLIGYSMQGLCKFGFYELFKNVYSSMIGEEKSYLYRTSLYLAASASAEFFADIALAPMEAVKVRMQTSPGFARSLGQGLSKIYTSEGISGFYKGLPPLWMRQIPYTMMKFACFERTVEGLYKYVVPKPRNECSKSEQLVVTFAAGYIAGVFCAVVSHPADTVVSKLNNSAGSTPIQAARELGMKGLWAGLGPRIIMIGTLTALQWFIYDSVKVAFRIPRPPPPEMPQSLKDKLAVKQH